Proteins encoded in a region of the Streptomyces sp. NBC_00258 genome:
- a CDS encoding VMAP-C domain-containing protein, whose translation MSSASWHARINCGRDTGAGFLVTERHVLTCAHVVAHSDTAPVAVSFAHGGEGEVPARVIAHGGWDGRDTDPGDLAVLELDRPVSLKPAEFATPSDAYGDPPRRLLAYGFPKRYDEGTLAEYRATADQLIAGEWVQLEAWAAHGQPLAPGFSGAAVTLADTGRVVGMVSAAARSPEIRNGRMLPTQIMARYWPRLGDLIPTPEYDQPQKERLRRLVEAAEEGAPSGAGGTARPAPTHPQQTHNRIARTPECSPERLYLDAVGPLGPPLPPHGFGSLWAAAWYLLSEVPDPSATPRFATRLADFVDDTRLRAALRSWPLPQTHRTPTPAQASTTLRPSSTAHTWSPILVEIAPSGSGTRDFLVEVSAYNDRHRRVVGSRRLPVDRVRPYALQRIDEAYHELEPGARELIAFVLPRRWLNADVARWKRSADDDSPLGSFAPLVVMDLERRRSGGLQHKLRQKWRTLDARPAARLHRIDCWSVGQDQVKLTIDLRRDADMVGFGTPPRADGVRRLFQASLNAAVPVMLWPRSGCRGEHQCGRPADCPGSEFLDRLAEHLADLPPHELPQYVHELRETAYASDTAEPHWAHDLALLWEDPECLPDPVGYTHNPVG comes from the coding sequence ATGAGCAGCGCTTCCTGGCACGCGAGAATCAACTGCGGACGCGACACCGGTGCCGGCTTCCTGGTCACCGAGCGGCACGTCCTGACCTGCGCCCATGTCGTCGCGCACAGCGACACGGCCCCGGTCGCCGTGTCCTTCGCACACGGCGGCGAGGGAGAGGTGCCCGCCCGGGTGATCGCGCACGGCGGCTGGGACGGCCGCGACACCGACCCGGGCGACCTGGCCGTACTCGAACTGGACCGCCCGGTGTCGTTGAAGCCGGCGGAGTTCGCGACACCCTCGGACGCGTACGGGGACCCCCCGCGCAGGCTCCTCGCATACGGCTTCCCGAAGCGGTACGACGAGGGCACGCTCGCCGAATACCGGGCCACCGCCGACCAGTTGATCGCCGGCGAATGGGTCCAGCTGGAGGCGTGGGCCGCGCACGGCCAGCCGCTGGCCCCCGGCTTCAGCGGCGCCGCGGTGACCCTCGCCGACACCGGCCGCGTCGTGGGCATGGTCTCCGCCGCCGCCCGCAGCCCCGAGATCCGCAACGGCCGCATGCTCCCCACCCAGATCATGGCCCGCTACTGGCCCCGCCTGGGCGACCTGATCCCCACCCCGGAGTACGACCAGCCCCAGAAGGAACGGCTGCGCCGCCTGGTGGAGGCCGCGGAGGAGGGCGCCCCGTCAGGGGCGGGGGGAACTGCGCGCCCAGCCCCCACGCACCCGCAGCAGACACACAACCGCATCGCCCGCACTCCGGAGTGCAGCCCCGAAAGGCTGTACCTCGACGCGGTCGGCCCCCTGGGCCCCCCACTCCCCCCACACGGCTTCGGCTCCCTGTGGGCAGCGGCCTGGTACCTCCTCTCAGAAGTACCGGACCCGTCCGCCACCCCCCGCTTCGCAACCCGCCTCGCCGACTTCGTCGACGACACCCGGCTCCGTGCCGCACTACGAAGCTGGCCGCTCCCGCAGACCCACCGCACCCCGACACCCGCGCAGGCATCCACGACCCTCCGCCCTAGCTCCACGGCGCACACCTGGTCGCCGATCCTCGTGGAGATCGCCCCCAGCGGCTCCGGCACCCGGGACTTCCTGGTCGAGGTGTCCGCGTACAACGACCGGCACCGCCGGGTGGTCGGCTCCCGCCGCCTCCCGGTGGACCGCGTACGCCCGTACGCGCTGCAACGAATCGACGAGGCCTACCACGAACTGGAGCCAGGAGCCCGGGAGTTGATCGCCTTCGTGCTGCCGCGCCGCTGGCTCAACGCGGACGTGGCGCGCTGGAAGCGCAGCGCCGACGACGACAGCCCGCTCGGCTCCTTCGCACCGCTCGTCGTGATGGACCTGGAGCGGCGGCGCAGCGGCGGTCTTCAGCACAAGCTGAGGCAGAAGTGGCGGACCCTGGACGCGCGGCCGGCGGCCCGGCTGCACCGCATCGACTGCTGGTCCGTCGGCCAGGACCAGGTGAAACTGACCATCGACCTGCGTCGCGACGCCGACATGGTGGGCTTCGGTACGCCGCCCCGCGCGGACGGCGTCAGACGGCTGTTCCAGGCGAGCCTGAACGCGGCCGTGCCGGTGATGCTGTGGCCGCGCTCCGGCTGCCGGGGCGAGCACCAGTGCGGGCGGCCCGCGGACTGCCCGGGCTCGGAGTTCCTGGACCGCCTCGCCGAGCACCTCGCGGACCTGCCGCCCCACGAACTCCCTCAGTACGTACATGAGTTGCGCGAGACGGCGTACGCCTCCGACACCGCGGAACCGCACTGGGCGCACGACCTGGCACTGCTGTGGGAGGACCCCGAATGCCTCCCCGACCCGGTCGGCTACACGCACAACCCCGTCGGCTGA
- a CDS encoding SAV_2336 N-terminal domain-related protein — MPSEADAGADTGAARLADVLTEAGNGPTPTSEELAELLWLAGHMRAPQTDVSDSGSTAPGLGGAGNCAPSPHTPAAKTPPQPDHPQIPEQPDSRVPLRLPGRSTPRNTSQADDPDTNGSYTSLLAPAPPMLPHPLKLQRALRPLKRSTPAPFGQELDEAATAHRIARLGAAPQWWLPVLRPTTERWLTLHLVHDTGPTMPVWRPLVRELHTALAQSGVFRTVELHRLETDGTVCRPGSQEAYADGRTVTLLISDCMGPQWRDGPAGSRWYATLRRWSARMPVAVVQPLPERLWRTTALPATTARIAAPGPAAPNSAYDVDSYAMEDLPRDVLPLPVLEASAPWLANWSALVAGGGRLPGAVGLLGAAPPLAPVDEWGRSDVERLSPEELLLRFRSLASPEAFRLAGHLAVGRPELPVMRLVHAAIERNPQPQHLAEVILSGALIAVPGTAGSYAFRPGVRELLLRTLPRSAHGRTSELLSRVGALIDVRAGVAAGDFRVAVPGPGNITAGGEPFAAVREESVRRLGGAPPKPAAGLVLGRYRLVRRLGRGKHVMEAEDIRSGRTVAVYPRPIRPERHEYFLNAARVLAGVRHANVMDVQDFGVEGDMAYLVTEFVEGATLAESSRLPFTAFVSVVRQIALGLTALHEQGVAHGRLTPQSLLMSPDGTVRITHFELVRDRRNDESKDLEDLGHLLESLGTEEAPAELREFERAFRSQLAGAVRLLLSPDTDGQQRAVKFLMSPSFGTTTAPATTAFAADRYRYRLLGPVRIERGDDVLPSHSPEEQAVLCMLLLRHGSPVTHVELTEGLWGRHSPGRAGGLSTYSSGLRKILGPGILTTTGGGYALDAPHHSVDVNRCEELVADAKSRREDGDPTTARDTVQRALDLWYGEPLDGVPGPAAEATRTRLRALRLSLHVTRAELDLELGHFEQAATDLDDLLRAHPKHEGFRRLHILALKNQGRIAEAIESYETYEEFQDRQYSEPNPTMLELHRELRAAAADRRRSITMEFTGAGDRREAQSALAGTLTWLLSLGGLTSDEYDMHAVDNGYVVFTVPEASVLTVMNTALRDLPDVLLELPNPPKVRLTFWHTALVPGPDVSPAPDRSDIVFILSPVLYQELTHSDPPIDRSRFRPLYPESAGGPPLAWYCPMNLPELVPDAESEQRDLVRGPFTTRRTSSIRLPEHGRTAVVVQPTDGEPTLLDPERFDATNVSANLVTYYEIDLTTHRTGHQLSLPGSGRGSPGRGHFAASVELSWHVDDPVAFVRGGTVNVSEQLLDHFIKEASRITRRHPLARASAAQHAVRSVLRRWPVPGLSVACSISLTPEGEQQPDPRSVPRPTERHIAPPDPSTTALVDTPNVLIGFDGPLVRLYTRAKEAQVTQELAALLAELRHPDAALGGEPLSPGGEPMSPLEGRSNPLDLLRAFAGHPLGADLRRRLNRIEERAVRTATATPFSDSLITTLNALGRRVAVVADNAPSAVWMYLQAHGRLTGLVGGGVHGRAEDLTRLMPNPDCLLRALDQLGASPSDAVLVGSSVAELTAANAIGLRFLGYTRSEPHKQRLLRAGCELTTASWAPLIQALPNT; from the coding sequence ATGCCTTCTGAGGCCGACGCCGGTGCCGACACCGGCGCCGCCCGCCTCGCCGACGTCCTCACGGAGGCCGGCAACGGCCCGACCCCGACCTCCGAAGAACTGGCCGAACTCCTCTGGCTGGCAGGCCATATGAGGGCACCCCAGACCGACGTTTCGGATTCAGGCTCGACGGCCCCCGGTCTTGGGGGCGCGGGGAACTGCGCACCCAGCCCCCACACACCCGCAGCGAAGACACCACCGCAACCCGACCATCCCCAAATCCCCGAGCAACCAGACAGCAGGGTCCCCCTGCGACTACCCGGTAGGTCCACGCCGAGGAACACGTCCCAGGCAGACGACCCGGACACCAACGGCTCATACACCTCACTCCTGGCCCCCGCCCCACCGATGCTCCCCCACCCCCTCAAACTCCAACGCGCCCTCCGCCCCCTCAAGCGAAGCACCCCCGCCCCGTTCGGACAGGAACTTGACGAGGCGGCCACCGCCCACCGGATCGCCCGGCTCGGAGCCGCGCCGCAGTGGTGGCTGCCCGTCCTGCGCCCCACGACCGAGCGCTGGCTGACGCTCCATCTCGTGCACGACACCGGTCCGACGATGCCCGTCTGGCGCCCGCTCGTCCGCGAACTGCACACGGCCCTCGCCCAGTCGGGCGTCTTCCGCACGGTGGAGCTGCACCGGCTGGAGACCGACGGCACGGTATGCCGCCCCGGCTCGCAGGAGGCGTACGCGGACGGACGTACGGTCACCCTGCTGATCAGTGACTGCATGGGCCCGCAGTGGCGGGACGGCCCGGCGGGCAGCCGCTGGTACGCCACACTGCGCCGCTGGTCCGCCAGGATGCCGGTCGCCGTGGTCCAGCCGCTCCCGGAACGCCTGTGGCGCACCACCGCACTGCCCGCCACGACCGCCCGGATCGCCGCGCCGGGGCCCGCCGCGCCCAACTCCGCGTACGACGTGGACTCGTACGCCATGGAGGACCTCCCGCGCGACGTGCTCCCGCTCCCCGTCCTTGAGGCCTCGGCGCCCTGGCTGGCGAACTGGTCGGCGCTGGTCGCGGGCGGGGGCCGACTGCCCGGCGCGGTCGGCCTGTTGGGCGCCGCCCCTCCCCTCGCACCGGTCGACGAATGGGGCCGCAGCGACGTCGAGCGGCTCTCCCCCGAGGAGCTGCTGCTCCGCTTCCGTTCCCTCGCCTCCCCGGAAGCCTTCCGGCTGGCCGGTCATCTCGCCGTCGGACGCCCCGAGTTGCCCGTGATGCGCCTGGTCCACGCGGCGATCGAGAGGAACCCCCAGCCGCAGCACCTCGCCGAGGTGATCCTCAGCGGTGCCCTGATCGCGGTCCCGGGCACGGCGGGTTCGTACGCCTTCCGCCCCGGCGTCCGGGAGCTGCTGCTGCGCACGCTGCCGCGCTCCGCGCACGGCCGTACCTCCGAACTCCTCTCGCGGGTGGGCGCGTTGATCGATGTCCGGGCGGGGGTGGCGGCCGGCGACTTCCGGGTCGCCGTTCCGGGACCCGGCAACATCACGGCGGGGGGCGAGCCGTTCGCGGCGGTACGGGAGGAGAGCGTACGGAGGCTGGGCGGGGCCCCGCCGAAACCGGCCGCCGGATTGGTGCTCGGCAGGTACCGGCTCGTACGGCGTCTGGGGCGGGGCAAGCACGTGATGGAGGCCGAGGACATCCGGTCCGGGAGGACGGTCGCGGTGTATCCGCGCCCGATCAGGCCGGAGCGGCACGAGTACTTCCTGAACGCCGCGCGCGTTCTCGCCGGTGTCCGGCACGCCAACGTGATGGACGTCCAAGACTTCGGTGTCGAGGGCGACATGGCGTACCTGGTCACGGAGTTCGTGGAGGGAGCCACGCTCGCCGAGAGTTCACGGCTGCCCTTCACGGCGTTCGTGTCCGTGGTGCGGCAGATCGCGCTGGGTCTCACGGCCCTGCATGAACAGGGAGTCGCACACGGCCGCCTCACACCGCAGAGCCTGCTGATGTCCCCGGACGGCACCGTGAGGATCACTCACTTCGAGCTGGTGCGGGACCGGAGGAACGACGAGTCGAAGGACCTGGAGGACCTCGGGCATCTGCTGGAGAGCCTGGGCACGGAGGAGGCGCCGGCGGAACTCCGGGAGTTCGAGAGGGCGTTCAGGTCACAGCTCGCCGGAGCTGTCCGTCTTCTGCTCTCTCCGGACACGGACGGACAGCAGCGAGCCGTCAAGTTCCTCATGTCCCCCTCCTTCGGCACGACCACGGCACCGGCCACGACCGCCTTCGCCGCGGACCGATACCGGTACCGCCTGCTCGGCCCGGTGCGGATCGAACGGGGCGACGACGTCCTTCCCAGCCATTCCCCCGAGGAACAGGCCGTGCTGTGCATGCTGCTCCTGCGACACGGCAGTCCGGTGACACACGTCGAGCTGACCGAGGGACTGTGGGGGCGGCATTCGCCGGGACGTGCCGGAGGGCTGTCCACCTACTCCTCGGGGCTGCGGAAGATCCTGGGTCCCGGCATTCTCACCACCACCGGGGGCGGCTACGCCCTGGACGCACCGCACCACAGTGTCGACGTGAACCGCTGCGAAGAGCTCGTCGCCGACGCGAAGTCCCGTCGCGAGGACGGTGACCCGACGACGGCCCGCGACACCGTCCAACGCGCCCTCGACCTCTGGTACGGCGAACCTCTCGACGGAGTCCCCGGCCCCGCCGCCGAGGCGACCCGCACCCGCCTGCGCGCCCTACGCCTCTCGCTCCACGTCACCCGCGCCGAACTCGACCTGGAACTGGGCCACTTCGAACAGGCGGCCACCGACCTGGACGACCTGCTCCGCGCGCACCCCAAGCACGAAGGCTTCCGCCGGCTGCACATCCTCGCCCTCAAGAACCAGGGCCGCATCGCCGAGGCCATCGAGTCGTACGAGACATACGAGGAGTTCCAGGACCGCCAGTACAGCGAGCCGAACCCCACCATGCTGGAACTCCACCGCGAGCTGCGCGCCGCCGCCGCCGACCGCCGGCGCTCCATCACCATGGAATTCACCGGCGCCGGCGACCGCAGGGAGGCCCAGAGCGCCCTCGCCGGCACCCTGACCTGGCTGCTCTCGCTCGGCGGTCTGACCTCGGACGAGTACGACATGCACGCGGTCGACAACGGCTATGTCGTGTTCACCGTGCCCGAGGCGTCCGTACTGACCGTAATGAACACGGCACTGCGCGACCTGCCCGACGTACTCCTGGAGTTGCCGAACCCGCCGAAGGTGCGGCTGACGTTCTGGCACACCGCGCTGGTTCCCGGCCCGGACGTCTCACCGGCACCGGACCGGTCGGACATCGTGTTCATCCTCTCCCCCGTCCTGTACCAGGAGCTGACGCACAGCGACCCTCCCATCGACCGGTCGCGGTTCCGCCCGTTGTACCCGGAGTCGGCCGGCGGCCCGCCCCTGGCCTGGTACTGCCCCATGAATCTCCCGGAACTCGTCCCGGATGCCGAGTCCGAGCAACGCGACCTCGTGCGCGGCCCGTTCACCACCCGCCGGACCAGCTCGATCCGCCTTCCCGAGCACGGCCGCACCGCCGTCGTCGTCCAGCCCACCGACGGCGAGCCGACGCTCCTCGACCCCGAGCGGTTCGACGCCACGAACGTGTCGGCCAACCTCGTGACGTACTACGAGATCGACCTCACCACACACCGGACCGGCCACCAGCTGTCGCTGCCCGGCTCCGGGCGGGGAAGCCCCGGGCGCGGCCACTTCGCCGCCTCCGTCGAGCTGTCCTGGCACGTCGACGACCCCGTGGCCTTCGTACGCGGCGGAACCGTCAACGTGTCCGAGCAACTCCTCGACCACTTCATCAAGGAAGCGAGCCGCATCACCCGGCGGCACCCGCTCGCCCGTGCGAGCGCGGCACAGCACGCGGTGCGCAGCGTGCTGCGCCGCTGGCCCGTGCCGGGGCTCTCCGTGGCATGCTCGATCAGTCTGACGCCCGAGGGCGAGCAGCAGCCGGACCCTCGGTCCGTCCCGCGGCCGACAGAGAGGCACATCGCACCTCCCGATCCCTCGACCACCGCCCTGGTCGACACCCCCAACGTACTCATCGGCTTCGACGGCCCCCTCGTACGCCTCTACACCCGGGCCAAGGAGGCGCAGGTCACCCAGGAACTCGCCGCGCTCCTCGCCGAACTGCGCCACCCCGACGCCGCGCTGGGCGGCGAGCCGCTGTCGCCGGGGGGCGAGCCCATGTCACCCCTGGAGGGGCGTTCGAACCCGCTCGACCTGTTGCGGGCGTTCGCCGGGCACCCCCTGGGAGCCGATCTGCGCCGCCGGCTCAACCGCATCGAGGAGCGGGCCGTCCGGACCGCGACGGCCACCCCGTTCTCCGACTCCCTGATCACCACGCTCAACGCCCTCGGCCGGCGCGTCGCCGTCGTCGCCGACAACGCGCCGAGCGCCGTCTGGATGTATCTGCAGGCCCACGGACGGCTGACCGGCCTGGTGGGCGGCGGGGTGCACGGCCGCGCCGAGGATCTGACCCGGCTGATGCCGAACCCCGACTGCCTCCTGCGGGCCCTGGACCAGCTCGGCGCGTCACCGTCGGACGCCGTGCTGGTCGGCTCGTCGGTCGCCGAGCTGACCGCCGCGAACGCCATCGGTCTCCGCTTCCTCGGCTACACCCGCTCCGAGCCGCACAAGCAGCGACTGCTCCGCGCGGGCTGCGAGCTGACCACGGCCTCATGGGCGCCCCTGATCCAGGCCCTCCCCAACACCTGA
- a CDS encoding CU044_2847 family protein gives MDGLVEFKTDDGAVIVVEGVEDESGSRLVARADGTVQAARTFEGSLDGVRAAAESALRVFRDGSLKPDNVEIEFGVKLTAEAGALIARSAVEGHLVVKLSWSPGGSAGSGGSEGPAEPVPGSPEATPVS, from the coding sequence ATGGACGGTTTAGTGGAGTTCAAGACCGACGACGGTGCCGTGATCGTCGTCGAAGGCGTCGAGGACGAGTCCGGCTCCCGGCTGGTCGCGCGCGCGGACGGCACGGTCCAGGCGGCCCGTACGTTCGAGGGCTCCCTGGACGGGGTGCGGGCGGCCGCCGAGTCGGCGCTCCGCGTCTTCCGGGACGGCTCGCTGAAGCCCGACAACGTGGAGATCGAGTTCGGGGTCAAACTGACCGCGGAGGCGGGCGCGTTGATCGCCAGGAGCGCGGTCGAGGGCCATCTCGTCGTCAAGCTCTCCTGGTCACCCGGTGGATCCGCTGGGTCCGGTGGGTCCGAAGGCCCGGCCGAGCCCGTCCCGGGCTCCCCGGAGGCCACCCCGGTCTCATGA
- a CDS encoding AAA family ATPase, with product MSLWPVYTGTSEPHDGIAELPAPPPWRAFDGGPELPTPAEDDDASATSPDRRHRARTYRATDRAVQLVNAALYLRRPLLVTGPPGSGKSSLAYAVARELRLGPVLRWNITSRATLHDGLYQYDPLSRLYAAGRAAAREVPPDDELPTDGGLQDHLRLGPLGTSLLPYGRPRALLIDEIDKCDLDLPNDLLNILEEGQYEIPELVRAARHTPSAKVMVDGTDERVEVSRGRVRCRAFPFVVLTSNGEREFPPAFLRRCVRLELHQPRAAHLESIVRAHLGEPDAHAQDLIDRFLSRGTDGELATDQLLNAIYLTGTAGIDASSRDDLAEQLMPYLSRTGDEPDAF from the coding sequence ATGTCCCTGTGGCCCGTCTACACGGGTACGAGCGAACCGCACGACGGCATCGCCGAGCTGCCCGCGCCACCGCCCTGGCGTGCCTTCGACGGCGGCCCGGAGCTGCCGACCCCCGCCGAGGACGACGACGCCTCGGCGACCTCCCCGGACCGCCGGCACCGCGCCCGTACCTATCGCGCCACGGACCGGGCGGTGCAACTCGTCAACGCCGCCCTGTACTTGCGCCGTCCGCTCCTCGTGACGGGTCCGCCGGGCAGCGGCAAGTCGAGCCTCGCGTACGCGGTGGCAAGGGAGTTGCGGCTCGGCCCCGTCCTGCGCTGGAACATCACCAGCCGCGCCACGCTCCACGACGGGCTCTACCAGTACGATCCGCTCTCCCGCCTGTACGCGGCAGGACGCGCCGCCGCACGCGAGGTACCGCCGGACGATGAACTCCCCACCGACGGCGGGCTCCAGGACCATCTGCGCCTCGGCCCGCTCGGCACGTCGCTCCTTCCGTACGGCCGTCCGCGCGCTCTGCTGATCGACGAGATCGACAAGTGCGACCTGGACCTGCCGAACGACCTCCTCAACATTCTGGAGGAGGGCCAGTACGAGATCCCGGAGCTGGTCCGCGCCGCCCGGCACACCCCCTCCGCCAAGGTCATGGTCGACGGCACGGACGAACGGGTCGAGGTCTCGCGCGGCCGTGTCCGCTGCCGTGCCTTCCCCTTCGTGGTCCTCACCAGCAACGGCGAGCGCGAGTTCCCGCCCGCGTTCCTCCGCCGCTGTGTCCGCCTCGAACTCCACCAGCCCCGCGCGGCCCACCTGGAGAGCATCGTCCGCGCCCACCTCGGCGAACCCGACGCGCACGCACAGGACTTGATCGACCGCTTCCTGTCCCGGGGAACGGACGGCGAGCTGGCCACGGACCAACTCCTCAACGCCATCTACCTCACGGGCACGGCGGGCATCGACGCGTCGTCGCGCGACGACCTGGCGGAACAGCTGATGCCGTATCTGAGCCGTACGGGGGACGAACCGGATGCCTTCTGA